The genomic window GCGACGAGGCGATCGTCCTGCAGATCCCCCCGGGGCCGCATCTCGGGTCGCTCGTCGTCGAGGCCGAAGGCTTGTCCAAGGGTTACGGGGAGCGGCTGCTCTTCGAGGACCTGAGCTTCCGCCTGCCGCCCGGCGGCATCGTGGGGGTCATCGGCGCCAACGGGGCCGGCAAGACCACGCTGTTCCGGATGATCGTCGGCGACGAGAAGCCGGACCGCGGGAATCTGAAGGTGGGCGATTCCGTGGCGATCTCCTACGTCGACCAGAATCGCGACGCGCTCCAGCCGGAGAACACCATCTTCCAGGAGATCACCGGCGGCATCGACCCGGTCGTCCTCGGCAAGCGGAAGATCCCGGCGCGGGCGTACGTGGCCACGTTCAATTTCAAGGGGCCGGATCAGGAGAAGAAGGTCGGCAAGCTCTCCGGAGGCGAGAGGAACCGGGTCCACCTCGCCAAGCTCCTCAAGAGCGGCGGGAACCTCCTCCTGCTGGACGAGCCGACGAACGACCTGGACGTGGACATGCTGCGGGCCCTGGAGGAGGCGCTCGTCGACTTCGGTGGATGCGCCGTGGTTATCAGCCACGACCGCTGGTTCCTGGACCGGATCGCGACCCACATCCTGGCGTTCGAGGGGGACAGCACCGTGGTCTGGTGCGACGGCAACTACGAGGCGTACGAGGCCCAGCGCCACGAACGGCTGGGGACCGACGCAGACCAGCCGCATCGGATCAAGTACAAGTCCCTCCGGCGATGATCCTCGCCGAGGGCACCCGGCCCTCCCACGGGGCCGCCTCACGCGAGCGGCCGCTGCGGAAGATGGCGATCGCCTACGGGGTCGCGGCGGCCGCGTGGCTGGTCCTCGCGAGGTGGCCGGGGCGATCGCTCGCGCTCGCCGTGAATCGAGGTGCCGCACCCGACTGGGTCCGACATCTCATGCTCGGCTTCCCGCCGCCGGCTTACGGCGAGGAGACCCTCGCCGTCTGGGGAGAGAAGGCGATCGCCGTGGCGGTCGCGCTCGTCCTGCATCTGGGGCTGGTCGTCTGGCTCCGTCGACGACCCGGGCGGGACGTGGACGATGACGGAGCCTGGCGGGCGATGATCGGCCGGTTCGCCATCGTCTTCCTGATCTACACGGCCGCCGTCGGCCCCGTGCAGGACTACACCTTCTACCTCATCATGTGGAAGGAGACGTGGCTGGGGCATGACCCCTGGTTCCTCACGTCCACCGTCTTCGGCCTCCACCCCCTCAACGCTTACGGTCCGCTGTTCAACCTCCTCGCTGCCCTCTGGGCCATCGACCGATTCTTCCCGAAGCTGGTCTTCGCGTCTGCGTACGTCGGCTTCGCCGCTTGGGTGATGGAATCGCGTCGGGGCCCGAGGCCCGGCTCCGCCGCCGGCAGGCTGATGCTGATGGCCTGGCTCGGCAATCCTTACGTCTGGGTCGAGATCCCCCACTACGGGCACTTCGAGGTGCTCGTCGGGGTTCTCTGCGTGGCCGCCGTGCGAGCCCGGATCCGGGATCAGGATGTGAAGGCAGGAACATGCCTCGCGCTCGGCACGCTGATCAAGTACCTGCCCGTCTTCCTCGTCCCCTTCGTCTCGCTCGACCGGCCGCGGCACCGGTGGCGACTCATCGCCTGGGCCTATGGACTGACCGCGATCGGGCTCGGCGTCAGCACCGTCATCTGGGGGAGGTCGACCTTCCGCCCCATCCTCTTCGCCGTCGAGCGCTCGCCGCATCACCTCTCGATCTATCGCTTCCTAAACGGGGTGTACTCGCCGCTCGAGTATCTCTCCATCCGCGAGAGACCTTCCGACTGGGCGCCCGCCATCCTCGTCATCGCGTTGGGCTCGGCGCTGGCGTGGTGCGAGCGCCGGCGCGTCGCGCCCTTGCCGGCCGGCGTGCTCGCGATGGTCATCACCGCGCTGCTCTACCAGACGGGCTTCGCCCAGTACCACATGGTGGCCTTCATCCTCAGCACCGTCTGGGCCGCGGTGGATCCGCCGGAGGCGTGGCGGCGACGCGTGCTCATCGCGGCGATGGTCCCGTATTTCGGGTGGCTGGCCGGCTTCGACGTGTTCACCGCGTGCTTCGAATTCGACCGTTACAATTTCCAGGAGTGGGCGGGGCTCGTGACATTCCTCCTGGGATCCCTCCTGATCGCGGCCATCGCCGTCGCCGCGACGGGGCCGGCACGGTCGCGGGAGCCTGGCCCGTCCCTCGAAGGCGAGCATCAGCCGGGCAGGGCCTGAACTCGCGTATCGACCCCCGTCCGCACACGACGAGAATGTGTGAACATTCTATTGCGTCGACGATGCGCACGGCGATTCGCGGATCGCGGAAGCGGCATGCTCACGGGCATCGGCCGCGGGGGCTTGACCGCCTGCACGGGCCGCTCGCTCGCGACCCGGAACGCTGCATCCGAAGGAGGCCGCGCCAGGGTCTTGCAACCCGAGCCCCGCGAAGACTCTAGGTCCGCCCGAAACTTGCCAAGAAAGGGGCGAGCGGACGTCGAACGCCCGGAGTTGGTATTCGGATTGCGAGTGTCAGCCAATCCGTGAGGCATTCGGAGGCCCGGAATGGGCCGCCCTTAGGGAAGGGATGCACTTTCGATATGCCTCGTCCGAGAATGGTGTCTCTCGCATCAGGAGAATGGAAGAATGCAAGTTAAGGGATTCAGGACGTTTGGTGCCGCCGCGGCGTTTTCCGGCATGTTGTTCGTGGGCTCCGCCGGGGCTGCCGACAAGGATCTTCCGGGGCCGATCGACAGCGTCGAGGACCTCCAGAGCGTCGGCAAGATGCTGTTCAAGCTCGCGGACACGAACAACGACAACCTCATCTCGCAGAAGGAGGCCGTCGACGCGGGCAACCTGCTCGCCGGAGGCTTCTTCTTCCGCGCCGACGCCAATGGCGATGGCACGGTGACGAAGGCCGAGGCGGATGCCGCCCGCGAGGCCCTGTTCGCCCAGAAGCCCCTGCTCCGGTTCGTGTTCGAGCGGGGCAAGGCCGAGGTCAACAATCAGGCCGCCCAGGGAGTCGCCCCCCGGCCCCTGAACCTCCAGGGCATCTTCGACAGCAACTCCGACGGCAACCTCTCCGCCCCTGAGCTTCGACAGGCGGTCCAGACGTCGGTGCAGGGACTGTTCACCGTCGCGGACAAGAACGCCGACGGCCAGCTCGATCCGACCGAGGTGAACCAGGGCATCGTCGAGGCCGGTCGCGCCGGGATTCAGGCGGCCTTCAACGCCGCGGACCTGGACAAGAACGGCGCAGTGAGCCAGCAGGAGTTCGATCGGGCGATCATCAATCCGGCGCACGTCATGTTCCGGATCATGGACGCGAATAACGACAACCAGATCTCGGCCGACGAGCTCCGCAGCGGGAGCCAGGTCCTGCTCCGCGAGTTCAAGGCGATGCAGGTGCCCGAGCCGGCCAACTCCATCCCGAATCAGGTCCGTCAGTTGACCGCGCCCACGGGCTCGACCCCGGGCGCCCCCGCGGCCGGCGGCCCGGCGACCACCGTCGCTCCCCGGTGACTTTCGCCCCGACGATCAGACGCGAAGGGCAAGGCCGATTCGGGCCTCGCCGGTCATGACATCAGCCCCGCACCGCATACCGTGGTGCGGGGCCTTTCTCGCAACCAGTCATTACCGAGTCCTCCCTGAAACACCGGAGCTTTGGACCGATGCCCGAGACGCTGCCCCTCGACGAGAGTGCGAATTCCGCGGCGGCGCCCGCGGACCCCGCGAGCGTCGATTCCGACCTGATCAATCCCTCGCTGCGGGTTGCGGACGCGATGACGGCCGGTCCCCGGACCTGCTCCCCTCACAGCACCGTCCTGGAAGCGGTCATGTTCTTCAGGGACGCCGATTGCGGGGCGATCCCGATTACCGACATGGGCAAGCCGCTCGGCATCCTGACGGACCGCGACGTGGCCCTGGCGGTCGCGGAGCATCAGGGAGAGCTGTCGCGCCTGCCGGTGAGCGAGCTGATGAACAATCAGGTGCTGACCATCAACGTGGACGATACGATCGCGACCGCGATGGACATGCTGGGGGACCACGGCGTCCGCCGACTTCTCGTGGTGGACAGCGCGGGCGTGCTCCAGGGCGTGCTGAGCTGGACGGACCTGGTCCCGCACCTGTCGCCGTGCGGCCTCGGGCACGTCGTGTCGCGCATCGTCGAAAATCGCTGAACGAGGCCTGTGCCCGTCCCGAAAGGTCGCCGGGCCGCCCCATTCCATCGCCGTCCGTCTGAACATCGCACGAGGGCTGCGTCGCCCATTGCGGACTCCGCCCTTGTGGGATCTCGCGTCATGGGGCCTCGATTCGGCCCGGGGGTCCAGCCCGGACTCCATCGCCTGAGATCGATGACCCGTCTCTCCTTCGGTCGGACGCGGGCCCGAGCGCTTGTGGCCGCTCTACCGGATCGGCTCTCGTCGAGTGGTCCCCTGCCGACACGTCGGTCGTGAGTCAGACGTGCCGGCCGAAATCTCAGGTCCCTGAAGTCCGCATCGATTCCGGGAATGAGCCAAGACTGCGGTTGGAGTAGTCCGTTCGCATTCGGGAGCTTGCTCGGCATCGGACGCGTCCGCCAGGTGGCGGCATTGAGTCGGAGCGGAGGTATGCTCGCTGCCACCGTCCTCGATCGGGTAGAATGCCTGGGCGAGGGAGGTCGCGTCGATGAGAGAGTGCCTCGTCGAGGAATCTGACGGCCCCGTATGCCGCCTGACCATCAATCGTCCCGAACGG from Aquisphaera giovannonii includes these protein-coding regions:
- a CDS encoding EF-hand domain-containing protein, which encodes MQVKGFRTFGAAAAFSGMLFVGSAGAADKDLPGPIDSVEDLQSVGKMLFKLADTNNDNLISQKEAVDAGNLLAGGFFFRADANGDGTVTKAEADAAREALFAQKPLLRFVFERGKAEVNNQAAQGVAPRPLNLQGIFDSNSDGNLSAPELRQAVQTSVQGLFTVADKNADGQLDPTEVNQGIVEAGRAGIQAAFNAADLDKNGAVSQQEFDRAIINPAHVMFRIMDANNDNQISADELRSGSQVLLREFKAMQVPEPANSIPNQVRQLTAPTGSTPGAPAAGGPATTVAPR
- a CDS encoding glycosyltransferase 87 family protein; amino-acid sequence: MILAEGTRPSHGAASRERPLRKMAIAYGVAAAAWLVLARWPGRSLALAVNRGAAPDWVRHLMLGFPPPAYGEETLAVWGEKAIAVAVALVLHLGLVVWLRRRPGRDVDDDGAWRAMIGRFAIVFLIYTAAVGPVQDYTFYLIMWKETWLGHDPWFLTSTVFGLHPLNAYGPLFNLLAALWAIDRFFPKLVFASAYVGFAAWVMESRRGPRPGSAAGRLMLMAWLGNPYVWVEIPHYGHFEVLVGVLCVAAVRARIRDQDVKAGTCLALGTLIKYLPVFLVPFVSLDRPRHRWRLIAWAYGLTAIGLGVSTVIWGRSTFRPILFAVERSPHHLSIYRFLNGVYSPLEYLSIRERPSDWAPAILVIALGSALAWCERRRVAPLPAGVLAMVITALLYQTGFAQYHMVAFILSTVWAAVDPPEAWRRRVLIAAMVPYFGWLAGFDVFTACFEFDRYNFQEWAGLVTFLLGSLLIAAIAVAATGPARSREPGPSLEGEHQPGRA
- a CDS encoding CBS domain-containing protein; the encoded protein is MPETLPLDESANSAAAPADPASVDSDLINPSLRVADAMTAGPRTCSPHSTVLEAVMFFRDADCGAIPITDMGKPLGILTDRDVALAVAEHQGELSRLPVSELMNNQVLTINVDDTIATAMDMLGDHGVRRLLVVDSAGVLQGVLSWTDLVPHLSPCGLGHVVSRIVENR